A window from Rhizosphaericola mali encodes these proteins:
- the aceB gene encoding malate synthase A, with protein MPIPTTYTLEVGKDSISFPEIQGVEQVLTAEAIEFLSVLHSNFGKERQVLLQERAQGQKDLDKGKLPDFLPETENVRNSDWVISPVPADLQDRRVEITGPVERKMIINALNSGAKTFMADFEDSNTPNWENMIQGQINLMDAIRGTISLDLGAKKYSLNKEVAVLLVRARGWHMEEKHFQIDGENMSGSLFDFGLYFFHNVKALLEKGSGVYMYLPKTESYKETRLWNKVFDFAEEYFSVPKGTIRATVLIETITAVFQLHEILFELKEHAAGLNCGRWDYIFSFIKKFKNIPNYLFPDRSQITMTVPFMRAYTQLVIQTCHKRNAHAIGGMAAQIPIKNDDVANYNAMEKVKADKLREVTDGHDGTWVAHPGLVKIAMDIFDDNMPQPNQLNKKREEFTTSASELLALPKGKITEAGLRLNINVGILYIESWLRGNGAAAIYHLMEDAATAEISRTQVWQWVQNKAKLDDGRTIDRSLYETIKMEELEKIHLLVGDEKFIHGKFKNAISIFDELVLISDFQEFFTTDAYKSIQ; from the coding sequence ATGCCAATTCCAACTACCTACACATTAGAGGTGGGAAAGGATTCGATTTCTTTTCCCGAAATACAAGGAGTAGAGCAAGTGCTCACTGCTGAAGCCATTGAATTTTTGTCTGTGTTACATTCCAATTTCGGAAAAGAGCGTCAAGTGCTATTACAAGAAAGAGCGCAGGGACAAAAGGATTTGGATAAAGGTAAATTGCCCGATTTTTTGCCAGAGACAGAGAACGTACGCAATAGTGACTGGGTAATCAGTCCCGTTCCTGCCGATCTTCAAGATCGTAGAGTAGAGATTACTGGTCCAGTAGAGCGCAAAATGATTATCAATGCGTTAAACTCGGGCGCCAAAACTTTCATGGCGGACTTTGAAGACAGTAATACGCCCAATTGGGAAAATATGATTCAAGGCCAAATCAATTTGATGGATGCCATACGAGGTACTATTTCTTTAGACTTAGGAGCTAAAAAATATAGTTTGAATAAAGAGGTAGCGGTCTTATTAGTTCGTGCTAGAGGCTGGCACATGGAGGAAAAACATTTTCAAATAGATGGTGAGAATATGAGTGGATCACTATTTGATTTTGGACTTTATTTTTTCCATAATGTGAAAGCTCTTTTGGAGAAAGGATCTGGTGTGTATATGTATTTGCCTAAGACAGAAAGTTACAAAGAAACAAGACTTTGGAATAAAGTTTTCGACTTTGCAGAGGAATATTTTTCTGTGCCTAAAGGAACTATAAGAGCGACCGTCTTGATCGAAACTATTACAGCTGTATTTCAACTACATGAAATTTTGTTTGAATTAAAAGAGCATGCCGCAGGATTGAACTGTGGACGTTGGGACTATATATTTTCTTTTATTAAAAAGTTTAAAAATATACCCAATTATTTGTTTCCAGATCGCTCTCAGATAACTATGACAGTTCCTTTTATGCGTGCTTATACACAATTAGTTATCCAAACTTGTCATAAGCGTAATGCCCATGCAATTGGAGGTATGGCTGCTCAGATTCCAATAAAAAATGATGATGTTGCGAACTATAATGCTATGGAAAAAGTAAAGGCAGATAAGCTAAGAGAAGTGACGGATGGGCATGATGGTACCTGGGTGGCGCATCCTGGGCTGGTAAAAATAGCTATGGATATTTTTGATGATAATATGCCGCAACCAAATCAATTAAACAAAAAAAGAGAAGAGTTTACAACCTCAGCTTCGGAATTATTGGCTTTACCTAAAGGAAAAATTACAGAAGCTGGGCTTCGCTTAAATATCAACGTAGGAATCCTTTATATAGAAAGTTGGTTGCGTGGAAATGGTGCTGCTGCAATCTATCATCTTATGGAAGATGCGGCGACCGCTGAGATATCTAGAACTCAGGTGTGGCAATGGGTTCAGAATAAAGCCAAATTAGACGATGGAAGGACCATCGACAGATCTTTATATGAAACTATAAAAATGGAAGAACTAGAAAAAATACATTTACTCGTCGGAGATGAGAAATTTATTCATGGAAAATTTAAAAATGCCATTTCTATTTTTGATGAATTGGTATTGATATCAGATTTTCAAGAGTTTTTCACTACAGATGCTTACAAATCCATTCAATAA